The Solanum pennellii chromosome 11, SPENNV200 sequence TAAGATGCTGTGTAAACAGAGCAAGAAGAGGTCCTGAGTTTGAGTTGCATTGCCATTTAGACTTCAGTGAACTTGGTCCAAAAAGTGAATCAAGTATGCATTTGAATACAGTGTTTGAATCAATAGAGAACATGTCATTATTTGTTGTTCTTAGAATTAGGGTTTCAGTTTCCGCATTTCGAAATTGCACCAATTATGCTGGAGGAAAGctacttaaattttatatggtTATAATTCCACATGTTTTGTGATTGCAATATGTAAAATGAGTGCGAGGATAAACAGAAAGACACTGCAATCGATAAAAGTCAATATGATAACCACCAGGGAATGCAGATGGAAGAAGATGGATAGAGCAAGACCAAAAAAACTTAAGAGTCTATCATTCGTAACATCACCTTGGTTGGTGCACCACCATGCATACATTTACTCCTTCAAGAGCTTCACGACGAGTTGCTCTGAGCAACAGTTGAGATGAAGAGCTATCCAAACCAGAAGTGGGTTCATCTAAGATTAACAAAGAAGGTTCCATAACCATTTCCAGCCCAACATTGACTCTTTTCCTCTGACCCCCAGAGATGCCTCGCTTTTCCACTGTCCCCACAAGAGAATCTCTCACAGGTTGCAATCCCAAGGACTCTATGACTCTTTCAACAACTAAAACCTTTTCAGGTTTAGGCAAATCAGCTGCCAACCTGGAAGAGTGATTCAACAAAGAAGAGTAGACTAGCATCAGATGAATATAGTACCAAAAAACAGCAAGCTAACAAGCGAAAGCAGTAGCAAAAGGCTAACTAACTTCCTTTTGGATAATATAACCTGGTCATATCTCTGCCTAGTTTGTGTTTGACAATAATGGACGGCACAGAGATTTCAGACCCTCACATGAATACTTTGAAAATCCATTGACAAGTATCAGACAGTGGTTTCTAACAATAATGGGTAGGCATGTAGCACTCCAGAATAAGAAGGAAATAAATGCATGACCTTTCTAATCAACAAACAACTGGAACTAGTCACCACCAAAATGTAGAGTGTAGACTGATGGTTGAAGTCATCAAACTCATGAAGCAAAAGAATGACAAACTAAtgttaccagtttcaaaaagaaaaaacaaatgcCCTGCAGAAAAGATATTATATGAATGCATAGATTCGTACTAACAGAACTGCAATAGCATACCTGCACCGAGCACTAAACCAAAGATTCTCCTCCACAGTTAAATTTCCGTGTACTATGTCATCTTGAGGTACAAAGCCAATGATTTTCTTGTATGACTGCATCGGTTCATTCTTCCCATTTATGAGAATTACACCATTCATGGTACACCCAGCAGCCTTCCCAGTCAATGCAGAAAGAAATGTTGTCTTTCCAGCACCAGATGGACCCATAACAGCAGAAACACGGCCAGGTGATAATTTTCCTGATACACACCTCAATAGATGCTTGTTTTTCCCCTTCAAAGTAAGTGTCAAATCTTTGAAACATACCTCAATGGGAGGTCTAGTTCTAATCTCTATATCACTTGCCATTGAGATTACACCAGAAAATGTCAAATTCTTATTCTGCTCCTGCATAGctttttctttctcaatttgaCCATATGCATATTTAAAGATTTGGCTCTTGGTTTGCAACTTTTCAGCCTTAggctttttcatatttttttccccAATCTCAATATTGAAACCATCATGACTATCAGGATTTTCTTCAAGCTCTTGCACCATCTTTGTGAGGTTGGTTTGCTTTTTAGCTTTGGCGTGAGACATACCTAAGGGCAAGGGGGGTAAGGCAGCTTCTGAACGAGATCTAGCGTGACTAGGAGCCTTATGAGGATCCTGTTGACTTACATACTTCTTCCGGGAGAATGTCCTTGACAATTGAGATTGTAGACCACTTGCATGCTTGCGAGCAATCTCTTTAGCAGATTTCCATTTCTCACGTGCCTGTACATTCTCCCTCGCACTTTTTGCTGCGCGTTCTCTGGACTTCGCTTGTTTTCTCTCCCTGCTGCTCAGCACTTGGTCAGAACAGTTGTATATAATGACAAGTATAAGTGTAATTCCACCCTATTAGAAATGGAAAGCGCAGTCACATGTCACACTAAAGTAAAATAGCAATCTTAGCTCAATTAGAAACCAAAATATGCATGTTTGTGGATGAAGCATGCGGAGTATACATGAGTCATATCTATTATATGCCTCTATGAAACACAAAACAAGAGTATAACTCAGTAAAGATGGGAAGTCTTTTCAGATTAAAGGAGCACTTGTAAACTCATGCATGACATTGTTCAATTGACATACTTATAGAACTTTGACATTTTGAATCTCTAACAGGCATCCATTGCAAGCGTATCAGATTGTTCAGCAAATGCAGCATGAATATGATTATTACAAGGAAACATGGACATTAGATTTGACGTTCATTGGTGACAATTAGCAATGTCAAACAGACTCCTCAGTGATCAATTGAGAACTCCAAGAAATGAAGTtgattaaattagaaatttcaaatgaaaagaaGCAAGTTATTGAAGAAGCTTGTTGGTTAGTTGTGACTTGTTACAGATGAAAATCAAACTAAAAGGaaatgtaaaatattatatcttgTGCGATCTGTCCTTGTTTGGGCTCAATTATGCTATTTATGCAGCCATTATTCTTCTGTTATCAGAAAAGGAGGAGTGATCTGTCCTTATTTGGGCTCAGTTATGCTATTTATGCAGCCATTATTCTTCTGTTATCAGAAAAGGAGGAGTAGAAGTTACGTCCAGACTAGTCCCTCCCATTCCCACCTCCTTCGGTAAGGAAATAACAGATATTAGCTGAAGACAAATCTATTCTTTTGCAGGTTTATTTCTGTTCTTTCGGCATGAATTACTCACTTTCCTTCTCCCACTTCAagccttaaaaaaattaagccATACTGCTAACACGCCAGGAGCATTATGACACTATCTCAAAAGTAAAACCTTATATAGACAATCAATATTTGTACAGCATAGGAGTGAGGAGACAACTTACAAAAAACATAATACCATAAGCTGTGATATTTTGATTATCTGATTGTGATTCACAAATAGCTAATTTATAGCAGCCTGCATGTCCATAACTATTGATAAATACTTGATGATGATGGCAATGTTAGACCAGAAAATATTTCCAGAAATATAAATCGAGAAGTACATGCAATTAGTTGTTACTTAAGGTATAACTTTTCATCTTGTCGTATTATCTTCAAGTTACAAGTTCACATATTCTGTAGCATGACAACTATATGATGTCTCATATCGTAAAAAGGAATTTAAGTAAATCTTTCTCTTAGTAGAGAAGAATGTGAGACACATCCCACCACTAAAATAACAATCTTGGTAAGGTGGATGTCCAATATGGTCATATCTTTATACGTCCTGCTCATTTCTAGTAATAATTATTGGATATTCGTCTAACATATTTTAACAGTTCTAGTAGCCTAGGCAAAGAAGATAATTGGATATGACAGCATGCAGTTAGTATTCTTTTTTGTATTTCACTTGGAACCTCACAAGCTGCTATGACACACCAAGGAAATTTCGTTTTTCAAgtgtgtatttttctttttccttttgtattttttcttttgaagtaTGTTACAAGTGAGACAACCACAAGTCCACAACCAAACAGGCATTTTATAAAGCAACACAGAACCTAATACAGAGACAAAACAGACTATCACATGAGATGAGGACTTACTTGTTTGAGATGTAGAACCAGTTCTACAGTAATGCCTGGAAAAGCATAAACAAACAGTATGATAAGAGAATGGATTAGCATGAGCTTTTAATATGAGCAAAAGGATGAGCCGAGTTAAACAGAAGTAACATTTTGCTATTTGCTGCCTAAACAAGGAGGGGAGGAAAGAGAAATCATGGTAAGATGCATGTTTCCCGGTTTTGGGATGAATATAAATACCCTTTATTGCAAGGAATCTTTAGTGCAGTAGTTGGACAGTAAAATCCTGCTGAACAAAACAGTTCAGTAGTACTCATAACATCAGCCCAGACATCTGCTCCACCGCAAGTATGATTTGCCTGCCCTGGAGGAGGTTGATAACGGTACCTTCATATTTTGAGGCAGAAAATGTTAGTTGAAGGATGCAAAAGAATCTGGTCATGTAAGAATAAGAACTCCAAAGATTGTGAAACTTACGGTTCACATGAACCAGAGTCATCATCGAGATCTGAAATAGGGCAATATGCACCTAATGGGCAGGCTTCAATCGGAAAATAGGagaaaaaacaaacataaaacaGATATAGATGAAAAAGAATAGCCATAAAATTATGCCAAGGGTGCAACTTATGATTGTTTATCAGATAAGCAAATTCATCACTTTAAAAATTTGTAAAGATCAACctcaaataaaataagataaatataaacAGTATCTTGATATCAAGCAATTCTGAAATGATAGAAAACACTATCTCTTGATAGTAAGCAACTTCGAGATGTTGCTTGGTCCAAATTGTTTGAGCACATCTACTTCAAATAGTGGTCATGGTTTCAATGACTTAAAGCAAATATTCTTGTAGATACTTACGTATCATGCAGGTGAGACCACGAGGACAGAAAAAACCTTCACAACAAGGTTGACAATCAAGAATTCTAGGTGGCATTTCCTTTGCATCTTTAAGGCGAACCAGATTATCTCCAACACTACAAGCCCATCCTGGCTCGCATCCAGGAGCCCATGATGATAGGTTACAATTCGTGTTAGGTTTCAGGTTACCTCTTCCTTGcgttaaaagttgagaatagAATTTTATCTCCGCTGCTGTACACAAGCGCTTCAGTACATCACCTATTCGACCACCGAAGATgtcatgaaaatgaaaataaagacaATAGAACAATTAGTAGATAGCTCCACAGAGTGATCTTACCATGTCAATGGTATTAGAAGCAATCAAATCTTAAATGCGGTACTTGTGGAAATTAACTAGTGATCACCACAAAAGTGAACTTGCTAATCGAATGTTTAGCAACCAAAGGAActcatattattatcttatcAGAAAAAGTAAGGCTACAAACTACATTTTTCGTAAGTTCCTGAATTCTCATGATGCAGAACGTATAGAATATTATGAATTAGACCAGCAAACTTCGAACTAGAAAATATACAACCTCAGAATCTTATCCAGCAATTGGTACCTTTTGTCTGATTAATGCATGCTGTCAAAAAATCTGTGTTTTCGGTGAAATTAAAAGCCGCGTTCCACTCAGCATCCCTACAAAACGATCAGCATTCATCAACTGAAAACGAGCTTTCAAAGTTCTTTAGGATGACTTAACAAAGCCAACACTATAACaactaaagataaaaataaaacttaggAAAAACTTTTGCGAATTGGCTTAATGACATAGGAATTGAAGAATATACTTTCCTACAGCAAGATAAGAGACGATTTTCGAGATGATTTATCTATTATGAAACAATTTAAGATTGAAGTACTACTAAGATAGTAATAATACAACCACCAAGACTTAAAGTTTAATAGTATGTGGAGATATTAGTTATGCAGGACTGTAAACTCGTAACCGAACACCGTACTTGGTGTGCTGAATTTTATACATAGCAACTAAAATGCTACCAAAAAGAGTACTACTTATGCTTActtta is a genomic window containing:
- the LOC107003522 gene encoding ABC transporter G family member 28 is translated as MKMCSQKWQKSNASVRIFVIFLVFFIISVNQISAQQQQQQQSDNPGSKPLLAQVYSSFSNFTSLFDPAVTNNLKFCIDDVDAEWNAAFNFTENTDFLTACINQTKGDVLKRLCTAAEIKFYSQLLTQGRGNLKPNTNCNLSSWAPGCEPGWACSVGDNLVRLKDAKEMPPRILDCQPCCEGFFCPRGLTCMIPCPLGAYCPISDLDDDSGSCEPYRYQPPPGQANHTCGGADVWADVMSTTELFCSAGFYCPTTALKIPCNKGHYCRTGSTSQTSCYKLAICESQSDNQNITAYGIMFFGGITLILVIIYNCSDQVLSSRERKQAKSRERAAKSARENVQAREKWKSAKEIARKHASGLQSQLSRTFSRKKYVSQQDPHKAPSHARSRSEAALPPLPLGMSHAKAKKQTNLTKMVQELEENPDSHDGFNIEIGEKNMKKPKAEKLQTKSQIFKYAYGQIEKEKAMQEQNKNLTFSGVISMASDIEIRTRPPIEVCFKDLTLTLKGKNKHLLRCVSGKLSPGRVSAVMGPSGAGKTTFLSALTGKAAGCTMNGVILINGKNEPMQSYKKIIGFVPQDDIVHGNLTVEENLWFSARCRLAADLPKPEKVLVVERVIESLGLQPVRDSLVGTVEKRGISGGQRKRVNVGLEMVMEPSLLILDEPTSGLDSSSSQLLLRATRREALEGVNVCMVVHQPSYTLFRMFDDLILLAKGGLTVYHGPVKTVEEYFAGIGITVPDRVNPPDHFIDILEGIYKLPSTGLSYKDLPLRWMLHNGYPIPPDMLESSGSRASSVGDNSADLTSPATVTSEQSADLWADVKSNIEQKKDRMRFNFLAWSDLSNRKTPGVLLQYKYFLGRVGKQRLREARIQAVDFLILLLAGLCLGTLAEVSDETFGFMGYLYTVIAVPLLTKIAALRSFSLDKLHYWRESASGMSGLAYFMAKDTVDHINTIIKPAVYLSMFYFFNNPRSSILDNYLVLLCVVYCVTGIAYALAIYFEPGQAQLWSVLLPVVLTLIASKDSSSFTGKVGDYIYSKWALEAFVIANAKRYSGVWLITRCGVLKKRGYALDHWYPCLLKLILLGVISRCVAFFLLITFQKK